One Astatotilapia calliptera chromosome 1, fAstCal1.2, whole genome shotgun sequence DNA segment encodes these proteins:
- the LOC113019080 gene encoding uncharacterized protein LOC113019080: protein MNKSKQMVIHDVLIIGSGPHALTLASLLCSNDWDPKSDVRHDSLFSTSTTKSQPSTETSSNKPNTSKMKRKKRVTDGQAMEVQHAKLTTSERTVCSPLSLRVVDTYGEWTALWESQFTALNIPHLRSHSLVHTDPLNKKALQEFALRCERSAELHSLPEQVYILDENAFFNDMRLGKKERKRLNISSGLKKSLSFSLPGTKLSVDFFKEQVERYKLDKVLLKGTVEHITPVKEDETEMKDENLKQEEENQSDVFKVSDAKRNGAGKPAKYFQVQLEDGTILRAYQVVMATGPTRAQMANIPSWVKSIGESYPEERLLHTVHLMHHLPNSKQKPRETNCVRDKDTFAPQVCEPGQRVMVIGGGLTSAHVISVALQQGASHVTWVMRKHLQLKQFDVGDVESLVGRYSHVEHGIKMDGQAYLRQFYNERSLHKRLAMIHQARKGGAVTPEAYIHLQPFIVNGQVDVKTYCQVSEASWCYRNQVWSLSLTTGEHWTGDKIWIATGCKLDVKQDPLLSEVMKEFPIQVIDGWPCITESLQWTEECPLYLMGQYAALQVGPHAVNLAGGQAASMRIAKDIIGRHQQKGGQAVELSGQKPKTEEYIQQMRGLFWL, encoded by the exons ATGAATAAATCCAAACAG aTGGTGATACACGATGTGTTAATAATAGGAAGTGGCCCTCATGCCCTAACCCTGGCTAGCTTGCTATGTAGCAATGACTGGGACCCAAAATCAGATGTTAGACATGACTCGCTgttctccacctccaccaccaagTCTCAGCCAAGCACAGAAACATCCAGCAACAAGCCCAATACTAGCaagatgaagaggaagaagagggtaACAGATG GCCAGGCGATGGAGGTGCAACATGCAAAGTTAACCACATCGGAGAGGACAGTTTGTTCCCCACTCAGTCTCAGAGTGGTGGACACCTATGGAGAGTGGACTGCTCTGTGGGAGAGCCAGTTCACAGCTCTGAACATCCCTCATCTGCGCTCACACTCGCTGGTGCACACAGACCCTCTTAATAAG AAAGCGCTGCAGGAATTTGCTTTAAGGTGCGAGCGCTCGGCAGAGCTTCATAGCCTCCCAGAGCAGGTTTATATTCTGGATGAAAATGCGTTCTTTAACGACATGAGGCTCGGCAAGAAAGAGAGGAAACGTCTAAACATCAGCTCTGGGCTAAAGAAGAGTTTGTCCTTCAGTCTGCCAGGAACAAAACTAAGTGTGGATTTCTTCAAGGAGCAG GTGGAGAGATACAAGTTGGACAAAGTGCTGCTGAAGGGAACAGTGGAGCACATCACCCCTGTGAAGGAAGACGAGACAGAGATGAAAGACGAGAACTTGAAACAGGAGGAGGAAAATCAGAGTGACGTCTTCAAGGTGTCTGATGCAAAGAGAAATGGGGCGGGGAAGCCAGCTAAATATTTTCAAGTCCAACTTGAAGATGGCACCATCCTAAGAGCCTACCAGGTCGTCATGGCAACAGGTCCAACCCGTGCCCAGATGGCAAACATCCCATCGTGGGTGAAAAGCATTGGTGAAAGCTACCCAGAGGAGCGTTTACTGCATACAGTTCATCTCATGCATCATCTGCCGAATTCTAAGCAAAAACCTCGAGAAACAAATTGTGTGAGAGACAAAGATACTTTCGCTCCTCAAG TCTGTGAGCCCGGCCAGAGAGTAATGGTCATTGGTGGAGGTCTGACCAGCGCTCACGTCATCTCAGTTGCACTGCAACAAGGTGCCAGCCATGTGACATGGGTTATGAGAAAACACCTCCAG CTGAAACAGTTTGACGTGGGTGACGTTGAGAGTTTGGTGGGTCGTTACTCTCATGTGGAGCACGGCATCAAGATGGATGGCCAAGCCTACCTACGGCAGTTCTACAATGAGAGGAGTCTCCACAAACGCCTTGCAATGATTCATCAGGCAAGGAAGGGAGGGGCCGTCACCCCGGAGGCCTACATCCATCTGCAGCCATTCATAGTGAACGGACAGGTGGATGTGAAGACGTACTGTCAG GTGAGTGAAGCCAGCTGGTGCTACAGAAACCAGGTCTGGAGCCTTTCCCTCACCACCGGGGAGCACTGGACTGGAGATAAGATTTGGATTGCCACTGGCTGCAAACTTGATGTGAAACAGGACCCATTACTTTCTGAAGTGATGAAGGAATTCCCAATTCAG gTGATAGACGGATGGCCGTGCATAACGGAAAGCTTACAGTGGACAGAAGAATGCCCACTCTACCTGATGGGGCAGTACGCAGCTCTTCAG GTTGGACCTCATGCAGTAAACCTCGCTGGAGGACAGGCTGCCAGCATGAGGATTGCCAAGGACATTATAGGCCGTCATCAGCAGAAGGGTGGGCAGGCTGTTGAACTAAGtggacaaaaaccaaaaactgaagaatacATTCAACAGATGCGAGGTCTGTTTTGGCTGTAA